From the Lathyrus oleraceus cultivar Zhongwan6 chromosome 3, CAAS_Psat_ZW6_1.0, whole genome shotgun sequence genome, the window TAGAAGGAAAGTAAGAAATCTACTGTATAGCTTTTATTATAAGAAATCAACTCTGAGACTGTTGTGATAACCGTTTGTGTTATATTCTGTAATAGGAGTAATGATAACATTATATTGGAGCTTGACCTTGAGCCATTTAATGCATCATTTCCCCGTCCAACTCGCTCGTCTTCCATTGGGAACGGTGTGCAGTTTCTCAACCGCCACCTCTCGTCAAATATGTTCCGTAACAAAGATTGCTTGGAACCCTTGCTTGATTTCCTCCGTGTTCACACATATAAAGGCCATGTATGTTCTCCCTGTGTAATGCAATCGTTTTTACTTTTAATGAAGTGTTTAAGCTAGACGACTACAGTTATAGTTTAAAAAAACACAATTTGACCCTAAATATCTCTCCCATATTATAATGTTACAGGCACTGATGTTAAATGATAGAATACAAAGCATTTCCAAACTTCAGTCTGCTTTGGTCAAGGCTGAGGATCATCTTTCTAAGCTTGCGCCTGATACACTCTATTCTGAGTTTGAATATGAGTAAGCTAATGCTCTGCGATGAACAATTATATCTTTACTGTGCATTATAAATGATGTGAGCATTTTATAGGATATTTTGACGTAAATTTTTTCTTCCGACTCTCTTATCAATTTAGATTACAAGGAACGGGGTTCGAGAGAGGTTGGGGTGATACTGCTGCTCGGGTTTTAGAGATGATGCATCTTCTATTGGATATTCTTCAGGCTCCTGATCCTTCTACACTAGAGACTTTTCTTGGAAGAGTGCCTATGGTGTTCAATGTTGTTATATTGTCTCCACATGGCTTCTTTGGGCAAGCAAATGTCCTCGGCTTGCCTGACACTGGTGGCCAGGTATTCGTAATTATCATGTTATTAAGAACAATTAAGCTGGACATGTATGCAGTGTTCAGTGCCACCTATCGTCCGATTGATTCCATCCATTTTTGTTTGAGTTTTTATATGTTGAATGCTATTCAACACAAAAGTTTTTTATATCTCCAGGTTGTTTATATACTAGATCAAGTGCGGGCCCTTGAGAGTGAGATGCTAGTTCGGATCAAGAAACAAGGACTTGATTTCACTCCTAGAATTCTAATTGTAAGTGGATTTTCTTGGAATCGAGTTCTTCTTATTTGACAGGGCTATATTGTAATTGGTTGCTTTTTAAAgttcaaatcaaattaaaatttGTCTGTTTCTTTGAAGGTTACTAGGTTAATACCTGATGCAAAGGGGACAACATGCAACCAGCGACTCGAAAGAGTCAGTGGCACTGAATACACACATATTTTGCGTGTTCCATTCCGATCAGAAAAAGGAATTCTTCGTAAATGGATCTCAAGGTTTGATGTCTGGCCTTTCCTGGAAACTTTTGCAGAGGTAAAGCTCATCAATATTTATAGCTTGAATATTAATCCGACACTAATGATTATTAGGAATGAATAATTTCATAACTTAGTTAAGGCATGATAGAGTTCTAGTTATGCATGATATATATTACATGTGCTAGCTTTTCCACCTAATATCAATGGTTGCACTTTTCCACAGGATGTTGCCAGTGAAATTGCTGCCGAGTTACAATGTTATCCCGATTTCATCATAGGAAACTACAGTGATGGGAATCTCGTTGCATCTTTATTGGCTTACAAAATGGGAGTTACCCAGGTTCTTCTCCCTCTCCTTTGTCATCTTATCTTTCGATACAAAATTTGAAAGCTTGTGCTAGGTCTGCTGAGAATGTTTGCTTCATAGACTTGAATATTTGTGTGTGTAGTGCACAATCGCGCATGCATTGGAGAAGACAAAGTATCCAGATTCAGATATATATTGGAAGAAATTCGAAGATAAATACCATTTTTCTTGTCAGTTCACTGCTGATCTAATAGCCATGAACAATGCTGATTTTATCATCACCAGTACATACCAAGAGATTGCTGGAACGTAAGTAATTTTATCATTATGTATGGCATGCTTCAAGACTTTTGATAAATCACTTCTTGTTAGTCTGTTTTATACTGCTCTCCCTTTTATAAATTGTTCGGCTTGTTAATATAATCTATTATGCAACATTTTTTCCATCACTTTTATAAGCTCGTGAGCTATTTATACTTTGGAGATAAAGCTGCAATACAAATGATTGCATGTTGTTTTGCAACTATATGCTCCTAAATAGAAGATTCCATGTTGTATTTCAAATATGATTTGCTTGTTTTTATGGAACCTTGCATCCCATTTGGCATTGTGTGTGTAGACATCTGGTGATTCTGCCGAGAAACTTGGCCTTCTTTGTTTGGTGTAGCACAATTTGTTGGGTAGTAATGACATAATTAAAGTCCACCGAGTTATGACACTAAAGACGCCTATCCATTTTGCTTCTAATCTGTCTATAGATTTCTTATCCCTTATGCTAATTAACATTTAAGTTTTTTTTTCTAGTTCTACAAGTCTTCATATATATTTTTTCGCTTTCTATTAGAATAATGTTTCTCATTTCATTTTCTTAACGTACGTTGTGTTCCAGGAAGAATACTATTGGCCAGTATGAGAGTCACACTGCTTTTACTCTTCCGGGACTGTATAGAGTTGTCCACGGCATTGATGTTTTTGATCCCAAGTTCAACATTGTCTCTCCTGGAGCAGATATGACAATATATTTTCCATACTCTGATAAGGAGAAAAGACTCACGGCCCTACACAGTTCAATTGAAAAGCTATTATACGGTACCGAGCAGACCGATGAGTACATGTGAGTCAATTGCAGTTGCAGAAATATTTAATTTAGGTTATTTATGCCTATAACAATCCATTATGTTATCTGTTATGCATCATGCTAAAAATGTATGGTCTATTAGCTTCCACTTTACAGTCCTTGCTCATTATTCAGTACCAATGCCATGTTTAAAATCACACCATGATCTTCACGTGTTTATTTATCACAAGGGATATAATATCTAAAGCTATTGGTATGAACTGTTGAGAAGCATGCCACATTTTTCAGATATCATTGTGACAGTAAGCAATCATTTTGGTTCTTAAATATGTACGGCGTTGTCACTGTAGTCCTGTAATGTATCAAAATTGCAAAAACATACCCAAATGCATCTTTCGTTAGTCAATATGGTCCTCCTATGTGTCTTTTGTTTGATAGTTTGGTCATCCAATGCATCTTGTGATAGTCAATTTGATCCATAATATTACTAACAAAAGACACTTGGAAATGTTTTGTAATTTTGATACATTAAGAGACTATAGTGACAATGTCTGACACATTAAGGACTAAAATGGCTAACTACTCAAAATGTGATTATAACAGTTAATGAGTTTATCTTTGTCTCTATGTGGCAGTGGTTCACTGACAGACCGGTCAAAGCCTATAATTTTCTCCATGGCAAGGCTAGACAGAGTTAAAAACATAACTGGTTTGGTAGAAAGCTATGCTAAGAACAGCAAATTGAGGGAACTTGTCAACCTTGTGGTAGTAGCTGGTTATATTGATGTCAAAAAGTCCAGTGACAGAGAAGAAATTGAAGAGATCGAGAAGATGCATGATCTCATGAAGCAATACAATTTGAATGGCGAGTTTCGATGGATTACTGCCCAAACAAATAGAGCACGTAACGGGGAGCTGTATCGCTACATAGCAGATACAAAAGGCGCTTTCGTTCAGGTATTATGCGAACGACTACTGTTTGATCCATCATTCAAGCATCATTTGTAACTCTCATCTTTTGCTGCAGCCTGCTTTCTATGAAGCTTTTGGACTTACAGTTGTGGAGGCCATGACTTGTGGACTCCCTACGTTTGCTACTAACCATGGTGGTCCTGCTGAGATCATCGAGCATGGTGTATCGGGATTCCATATTGATCCTTATCATCCTGACCAAGCATCAGAGCTATTGGTTGATTTTTTCCAACGATGTAAGGAGGACCCAAATCACTGGAATAAAGTATCCGATGGTGGCCTTCAAAGAATATACGAAAGGTCAGTTACTTTTTTATaaaagttgattgcttttgatATTGATACTAAAATGCTAAGAAAATAATAATCAGGTACACATGGAAGATTTATTCTGAAAGGCTTATGACCTTGGCTGGAGTTTATAGTTTCTGGAAATATGTTTCCAAACTAGAGAGACGCGAAACTCGGCGATATCTTGAGATGTTCTACATTCTTAAGTTCCGTGATTTGGTAAGTGATATTACAATTTACATCTACTCCCCTGTTGGGATGCTATGATATGGGATTATAAATTTTATCATCTCTATATGCAGTACCGATATTTCAGTTTATCAAGTCTCGTAGAAACAAATGATAGTTGTACTAGCATTGACCTCAAATTTGTGGTTTTCAACTTTTTTTTCCAGGCAAACTCTGTTCCAATAGCAAAGGATGATGCAAATTAACCTGTCCTGCTGGTGCATGGCTGCTTTATGTTTTTATCAGCAGACAATAAGAGTCTTGTATGTATATAAAAGTCTGCTTCTTGTGTTGTAAATTAATATGTTTCTGAAGACTTGGAGGAGTTTCATGGAAGCATGCCCATGTAAGCTTTTATTATATCAGAAATGCTGAGAGCAGTTTTCAATCATGTGAAAGCTGGAAGACATTTCAATGTCTCTTTTACTTTTCATGTAAAATAGTTAAAGGAATGGTGATAAATAAGCATGTCTACCCCTTCCTGTGTGAAAATCAAAGCAATAAAAACTAGCAATATAATTTTAAACTGCTGAATAGTTGAAACAAAAGATGCACACAACACATGTCATAGAAGTGTGTTCTGAGATTTATCCATGAGTGTACAAGATAAATCAAAACTAGAGGTACACTAATTTTGATTTGTGTACTATTTTTATCATATAAATAGATAGGCTAGTCCTCGTCACATTGAAATAAGCTAAATAAGCTTATGCTAAATAAGTTTATTTGAGGATTGTCCTAATAAGAACCTTATATGATCAAGCAAAGGAAGACTTAAGCTTATTTGAGGTTTGTCCTAATGAGAATTTTAAATATCGAGGAAGACTTAGTCTAACACTTCGATTATTATAAAGAATTGATTATCATGGCAGCAACAAAAAAAAGTGTGATTTAATATCGATTCTAATTTTAATATCAAACGAAAAAAAAAATAGTAAATAGAGAGGCATGCAAAGCTTACATTGGTTTATTGGTTTGTTGAATTAAGTATCCTTATCTATGCTATAACTTTCATATACCCCACCAGTAGCATACTTCACTGAAAATTGAAAATTCTAGAACAAAGAGAAATAAATTTGGGGAAAAACCACACTAGTAGTATACTTCACTGAAAATTctaaaacaaagaaataaaattgTGTTAGAAATAGATCCATTTATTCCTTGTAATATAACTTCAACAAATATATCAAAAAAATCTAAATAATTATTTCATAAAGTTATGAGAGTTTTAACATCAAGAAACCATCAAGAAAAAAGACTGAAAATACTATACCATAGCAGTAAGATTAGATTAACTTTGATTTTGCAGTAATACTGCTTTATCGAAACACCAGATTACATGATTAAGGATGACTTTGTTTTAGTTTCgtttttcaaaatattaaaagtttttctaaatttactttttataaattaaaaaattaattttgatataCTATGACATAAACttacattattgaagatcaaagtatagtcaaaataacaattttttcaaaaagatctatttcaaaaatgatttttatgaaaaattatttgaaatagcttcaaaattaagtgagtttttaaaattttaatattcaattttttttttataaagtgatgaaatacctaaaataatTATTCAAATTAAATTTTCATTTATAACTTTTATGAAAAAGTTTCTTTCTAAATTTTTTTTACATCAAAATATATTATATTctaaaaatcatttaaaaaatatcCAAAACAAACATACCCTTAGTTTTAAGGTGTGAAACGATTAAGCAAAGAAAACTAATAGAAAATTTCAAAAAGGTTTAATTTTTATACACTACATATAAGTTGTGGCACGATGAAGCAGGGAAAACGAAACAAAAACAGTTTGATTTGTATACACTACTTGTAAGAAGAAAAAAAACTGGATCTATTTTCTCATCTTGTAGATTTGATTTCATTTTCTCCGTGATATATAGATTTGGATCTAAATTAATAGTCAAAGATGAAGAGAAAAAGAATATAGGACATAATGAATGAAGAAGCGAAAATTTTAAAAATGGAacaaaaattattaaaaaaacaTGTAAAAATATTCGAAGTTAATGAAAACGAAAATGTATTAAACAATGAAACTGAATCTAAAAAGTTGTTAAATAAAGATAAGGAAActgcaaaataaaataaaatggaagaAGCTGTTAGAAATTATTGTGACGTATGTTGACAAATAAATGTGAGTTATGTTGATAAACAATTGTGAGTTCTAAGTCCAACATTATTTCTTAAAAAAAAATGTGTTTAAACACTTTATAAGTAAAATGGACCTATACACCCATCACCTTAAagttttgggtgaatatgtgaTGTCTCTCTCATTTGTTTGGATAAATCTTTGAAATTTAGGTGAATGTTTGACTCAATATGAATGCTCCCTCTCGTGATGACTCATCAGTTTATGAGAGCGCGATTCGGATAAAGGATCGTCTCCTTGTATCGAAAGTCTTCCTAACACATGATGGTGGTCAGACGACGTGTTTCATTGTAGTGCTGATAACGAGTATCCGACCTTAAATGAGTTGGTCCTGACGGGCCTCATGCTTTTTAGGGGCAGGCAAAAAAAAAACTCCATTATAATATGAGTTAAAAAAGAAAATTTTACTTCATACCCCTACGTTTAGACTCATACCCcaacaatttttaaaaaataccaattttatccttagctagttttaaccaatttaccatttcatttttaccattcaaTTGATACTTCCGAAAATTACGCATTCCACCCTCGCACCGGAACTCCTGGAAAAAGACTTCTGGTATGTATTTTTTTCAAACCGGAAGACTAAACGAAAGACATTCGGAACACTGCAAACAGTAAACCGGAAGACTTCAGCAAAGAGTTTTggttttttaataaaaaaaacgTTCCGGAACACTTATTGAAAGAGTTTCAGTAAACAGAGTGAcacataccggaactctttgTTGAAGTCTTTCGGTATTGTTTTTATGTATtccggaactcttctttgaagaCTTCCAGTTTGTAATTTTTTTTTAgacttttttttgaattttttttattgtgcaggaatggaaaatcttccccaaaTATATGTAGATACTTCTGATGCGTTTTTACGACtgaaagatttggtacacgagaagaggtgatcagatggattaaagaggttgaTTGTTATTATCACTCGTTTAGATACTGAAACAGGcaagagagggagaagtaacaaattaataattggttgtgataaaggtgggaaacacaagaaTATTGATAATGGAacccaaagtgcgtccaagaaatgtggatgcccatttaaaatcaggtcgactccgacgaaagatggatctggttggaagattgatgtaaaatgtgggttacataaccatggtttacctgatagattagaaggtcattcctttattggtaggttgaccacagatgaaacgcaacatgtcgctgatttgacaaagagacatgtaccacctagacacatattgctttccttgcaagaccgagatcctgagaatgtcactcAGATTACGCAAGTATgcaagcataagagtgtgatacaaaAATAGATAAGAGGTCCTAGAAGTGAGATATAACATTTGTTTAAACTTATTGAGGATGCAGGctatgtgtattggagtagaaaaaaggatgactcggaagttgtgagagagatattttgggccCATCCTaattcagttaagttgttgaatatttttcctattgtgttagttatggataacacctacaagacaaacaaatatagacaacctttgtttgaaattgttggcatgacatcaaccgagttgacttttgctgttgcatttgcgtatatggagtctgagcagacagagaatttttgctgggtattggagaaactaaaagaattgtttgtgaagaaagatttgtgtccataagtgattttgacagatagagatcttgctttgatgaaagcaattgaaattgtgttttctaggtcgattaatttgctatgtagatttcacattaacaaaaacgttggtgaaaaatgaaaacaacatgtggtgaatgacctgcaaaagacgatagacaTATTATGGACGGGAGTTGTTTGGGCTAGTGATCAGGTTGAGTATggtcaacggttgcatcaacttgagcaagcatgcgttgattatagtggatttattaattatgtgaaagacacatggttgactccacatagacatagatttgttggagcatggaataatcgagtgctacatttggATAACACAACGACTAATTGGTACGTGTTATAATTTTTTCTATGTTATTTTTCTATGTGATATTTTTTCTATGTAtttttttatgtgttattttcaatacttttagggttgaatctgctcattgaaagttaaagcagatgttaggaaacaatataggtgacatggtcaaatgttgggaagctatgaataacaacttgagaTTACAACTGGATaacattagagcttcttttcaaaagagtttttacgaagttgagcacATGCACATAAATCCATTTTATGGTTATTTGCGTGGTCCGTgtctcgagctgctttgagacgtattgctgaagagttattgagagttgattatgttggaactaacaggaaaatatgtggttgtattcttagaacatcttatgggttaccttgtgtTTGTGAGTTAAGAAGATACGCACTAGGTGGTATACCAATACCCATAgatgttgttcatgttcattggatgaaactaactatggaagttgagttagaggtaggtgcagatgatggatcagaggtggatatgacttGTGCAATAGATGAATTGTGGAAATGGTTTAGGTCATTAAATATTATTGGGAAAAGGGCATTAAAGAGTAGGGTATGTGAACTTGCATACCCCACAATGATTCCATTGTGTCCACCACCCGAGAAAttaaaaaccaaaggaggagtgaagaagaaagggaaaaaatcagcagaatatgatgtttatagggacccttcgtGTCATGAGTGtgttgataaggcatctcaatcttcacaagaGACATATCGTACGACCCTCCTGGATATCCAGCCGACTctgctgcagatgaagatgcgCCCCGACCTAAACTGCGGTCTGAAATCCTACCATTTgcacctcgtcttcgaaccactATAAAAAAGTATtataacaaaataattaaaaataaaaaaaaataaaaaaaaaacaaaaaaaaaacgcATCGGAACACTTCTTAAAAGAGTTCCGGTGTGAAAAAAAAATTGGTTGACTACCGGAACACTTCTTAAAAGAGTTCTGGTTTAGTTCATGCAAACCAGAAGTCTTTAAGAAAGAGTTCCGGTACATACACTtacaaaccggaagactttcttAAAGAGTTCCGGTTCAATGCCCCAAAAATGCAGCGAACCGGAAGTCTTTGAAGAAGTCTTCCAGTATACGTTATgtgaaccggaagacttactctcAGTGTTCTGGTTTAGAATGCCAAAAAGTTCAAAAAAACTGCTCTTCTGAAAGTCTTCAAACacaattgaaaaaaaaatcatttcTGAAAAATATATCCTActtatatgagggtattttggtcaaaaaaatCTATTTGTATGGGtatgggtacaattgtaggggtacgAGATAAAGTTTTCGTTAAAAATTTACTATCAAAAAACCCAACATTCTACGGACTTCAAACTACCGGATCATAAACAATCtcttaaaattaatttttatacaaaaactaaaataaaaatttcataatatttatttgggtaatgctaacttgtgcctCAACGACACATGTTAAGAAATCCAAAAATAGAAAATTTgttttggaaaaataaataaaattattaatgaTAAGTTTCTAATAAATTCAATACACATTTCTAAGAATTTGTTTCTATATCCATCTCTTAACTTGTGCCCTTGTagcacaagttagcattaccctaaTTATTTATTATAAACATAACAAAATATTGTTTTAAACATGATATATTTTTAAAAActatattattttttataaatactataatatatttttaaatataatatatatctaagtagtatataataataaaaattaaatatttaaaataagataatctaataaaaaattagaaaatcatgaataaaacacaaaaataattgAGTATTAATTTAAATTATATTAATGTATTTAAAAGAGAAAGATTGAATAGAATATAGTTAAATTTAGTGAGATAAGAAAAATCAATGTATTATTTTGGAGTGAGACaacacacacacatatatatatatatatatatatatatatatatatatatatatatatatatatatatatatatatatatatatatatatatatatatatatatatatatatatatatatatatatatatgtttttttAAAGTTTATAGTTATGCAGGCCTAACAGGCTACCCGCGGTCCATACGGGCTAACCTTAATGAATATTAGGCTTTTAGGTCCAAATTAAAAAAGTAAATATGGACTCTAAGTTTGAAACCACAATCTCTATGATTTTTCGGGCTTGGTAGATCGACCCATATGGACTAACCCATTTTGACAATTCTAGATGAAAGAGCTTTCACTTGAGGGGGTATAATGGATGAACTCACACTTGAAAGACAGATTATTGAGGAACAAGTGTGAGTAGTGTTGAAAAACAAGTGTCAGTTCTaagtcccacattgcttagaaAATTGGAGGTTGAACACTTTATAAGTAAAGTAGACCCttacacctatcaccttaagatttttTTGGTGAATATATGGTGTCTCTCACTTGTTTGGGCGAGTTTTTGATATTTAGGTGAGTGTTTGACCCAAAATGAATGCTTCCACCTCGTGATGACCCATCAACATAAACCATATAAAATATATTGAATTGTTATTTTTATTTCCATGTGGTGAAGCTTTTGAATCAAATTATTTTAATCAGCAGTAGCTATGGAGAATAAAAAATAGATGTTGTTGACACTACCGCCGAAGAGAGAGAAACGTGGTAAAAATAAGGAGAAAAAGAACTTTTGAAATAGAAAGTTATTTAGGTTAAGTTTGAGGAAGAGAATCAATGTATATTATAAGCATTAATGAGAGAAAATTTAATTGACTTGATTGACATTGATGTTGATCTTGAAGGTTATGGTTCAACCACACAGTTATTGCATATTTTGGTAGAAAGAAAATGAGAATAGTTAAAATAAAATTAGAATTTGAACATAGTTAGAAAAAAAAGATGAAAATGGACATCAAAAGCCCCTAAATCAAACATGTGACAAATGAAAAGGACAAGGGCAAAGTTAGTATTTTCAAAGACATTAATCTTCTCGTTAGAAATACAGTGCAATTTATTTGGCTTTGGCTAAATATCAAGTGTATTCAGAGAGGACAAACCACATTAAGATTTTATTAGAGACATGATCAAATTGAAGAGATTATGATTTCTGAAGGCTGCATCAAAAGACAATCCGGAAAATGTGTACATCAAATCATTATCTAAgtcaatg encodes:
- the LOC127132648 gene encoding sucrose synthase 2, giving the protein MSTHPKFTRVPSIRDRVQDTLSAHRNELISLLSRYVAQGKGILQPHNLIDELDNILGEDHATLDLKNGPFGQIINSAQEAIVLPPFVAIAVRPRPGVWEYVRVNVFELSVEQLSVSEYLSFKEELVEGKSNDNIILELDLEPFNASFPRPTRSSSIGNGVQFLNRHLSSNMFRNKDCLEPLLDFLRVHTYKGHALMLNDRIQSISKLQSALVKAEDHLSKLAPDTLYSEFEYELQGTGFERGWGDTAARVLEMMHLLLDILQAPDPSTLETFLGRVPMVFNVVILSPHGFFGQANVLGLPDTGGQVVYILDQVRALESEMLVRIKKQGLDFTPRILIVTRLIPDAKGTTCNQRLERVSGTEYTHILRVPFRSEKGILRKWISRFDVWPFLETFAEDVASEIAAELQCYPDFIIGNYSDGNLVASLLAYKMGVTQCTIAHALEKTKYPDSDIYWKKFEDKYHFSCQFTADLIAMNNADFIITSTYQEIAGTKNTIGQYESHTAFTLPGLYRVVHGIDVFDPKFNIVSPGADMTIYFPYSDKEKRLTALHSSIEKLLYGTEQTDEYIGSLTDRSKPIIFSMARLDRVKNITGLVESYAKNSKLRELVNLVVVAGYIDVKKSSDREEIEEIEKMHDLMKQYNLNGEFRWITAQTNRARNGELYRYIADTKGAFVQPAFYEAFGLTVVEAMTCGLPTFATNHGGPAEIIEHGVSGFHIDPYHPDQASELLVDFFQRCKEDPNHWNKVSDGGLQRIYERYTWKIYSERLMTLAGVYSFWKYVSKLERRETRRYLEMFYILKFRDLANSVPIAKDDAN